The following proteins come from a genomic window of Paenibacillus sp. CAA11:
- the miaB gene encoding tRNA (N6-isopentenyl adenosine(37)-C2)-methylthiotransferase MiaB yields the protein MPNDKGKSKDYSQYFDFSGAKVIREEEGKVTYRIKGRDVTINAAPSHKEEKRRGKEEVQVLSFENGLTAELMESFREMNRQKQHYYSITTYGCQMNEHDTETMKGLLEQMGYQSTDDRKDADIILLNTCAIRENAEDKVFGELGHLKGLKTEKPGLLLGVCGCMSQEEGVVNRILQKHGFVDMIFGTHNIHRLPHLIQDALFSKEMVVEVWSKEGDIIENLPKKREGMRAWVNIMYGCDKFCTYCIVPFTRGKERSRRPEDVIAEVRELARQGFKEITLLGQNVNAYGKDFTDQNYSFANLMDDLRKVDIPRIRFTTSHPRDFDDELIEVLAKGGNLVEHIHLPVQSGSSEILKKMSRKYSREHYLELVRKIKTAIPNVVLTTDIIVGFPGETDEQFEDTLSLVREVGFDAAYTFIYSPREGTPAAVMEDNVPMEVKRERLYRLNDTIEEFSRISNEELKGSVVEVLVEGQSKNNDRMLSGRTRSNKLVHFEGPDDLVGGFVDVEITDSKTWYIKGNIVSAPAVIS from the coding sequence ATGCCTAACGATAAGGGCAAGTCCAAGGATTATTCGCAATACTTTGATTTCTCCGGCGCCAAGGTGATTCGCGAGGAGGAAGGCAAAGTAACATACAGAATCAAGGGAAGGGATGTCACCATTAATGCGGCTCCCTCCCATAAAGAAGAGAAGCGAAGAGGCAAGGAAGAAGTTCAAGTCCTTTCCTTCGAGAATGGTTTAACTGCAGAACTCATGGAGTCGTTCCGGGAAATGAACCGTCAGAAGCAGCACTATTACTCTATCACAACTTATGGCTGCCAAATGAATGAGCACGACACGGAAACGATGAAGGGGCTGCTGGAGCAAATGGGCTATCAGTCCACGGACGACCGGAAGGATGCAGATATTATTCTGCTAAATACCTGTGCTATTCGTGAGAATGCGGAGGATAAAGTGTTCGGCGAGCTGGGCCATTTGAAAGGCCTAAAGACCGAGAAACCAGGCCTGTTGCTCGGTGTCTGCGGATGTATGTCCCAGGAAGAAGGCGTCGTAAACCGAATTTTGCAAAAACATGGTTTTGTAGATATGATCTTTGGAACGCATAATATCCATCGTCTTCCTCACTTGATTCAGGATGCTCTCTTTAGTAAGGAAATGGTGGTTGAAGTATGGTCCAAAGAGGGCGATATTATTGAGAACCTTCCTAAGAAAAGGGAAGGAATGCGCGCCTGGGTTAACATTATGTATGGATGCGACAAATTCTGCACCTACTGCATCGTACCGTTCACCCGTGGTAAAGAGCGCAGCCGCAGACCGGAAGATGTTATTGCAGAGGTGCGTGAGCTTGCTCGTCAAGGTTTTAAAGAGATTACGCTGCTCGGCCAGAACGTCAATGCCTACGGGAAGGACTTCACCGATCAGAATTACTCCTTCGCTAACCTGATGGATGATTTGCGTAAGGTGGATATTCCTCGTATTCGCTTTACCACATCCCATCCGAGAGATTTTGACGATGAACTGATTGAAGTTCTCGCTAAAGGCGGCAATTTGGTGGAGCATATTCATCTGCCGGTGCAGTCGGGAAGCAGTGAGATTTTGAAGAAGATGAGCCGGAAATATTCGCGTGAACATTACTTGGAGCTTGTGCGTAAGATCAAGACGGCGATTCCGAACGTTGTTCTGACCACCGATATCATCGTCGGTTTTCCTGGTGAGACTGACGAGCAGTTTGAAGATACGCTATCCCTCGTTCGGGAAGTCGGCTTTGATGCAGCTTATACCTTTATTTATTCTCCAAGGGAAGGAACTCCTGCCGCAGTGATGGAGGATAATGTCCCTATGGAAGTTAAGCGGGAGCGGTTATACCGTTTAAATGACACGATCGAAGAGTTCAGCCGAATCAGTAACGAGGAGCTGAAAGGGAGCGTTGTTGAGGTGCTGGTTGAGGGTCAAAGTAAGAATAATGACCGCATGCTTTCAGGCCGAACACGCAGCAACAAGCTTGTTCACTTTGAAGGGCCGGATGATCTGGTCGGAGGCTTTGTTGATGTGGAAATCACGGATTCAAAAACCTGGTACATCAAAGGGAACATCGTTTCCGCCCCAGCTGTGATCAGCTAA
- a CDS encoding RicAFT regulatory complex protein RicA family protein, whose translation MNQQAYGNPPFQTQGLFLKEDILAKAEELAELIGTSEEVQIFKKAEAKVNNHERIQSMIQQMKKKQKEIVAFESLKNAKMVAQIEGEIDELQSEIDAIPLVTEYQQSQSDINYMLQLVMSAIYDTVSTKINVESGSEAPPSRCD comes from the coding sequence ATGAATCAACAAGCATACGGTAATCCCCCCTTCCAGACCCAAGGTTTATTTTTAAAGGAAGATATATTAGCTAAGGCTGAAGAGCTCGCTGAGCTGATTGGAACTAGTGAGGAGGTCCAGATCTTCAAGAAAGCGGAGGCAAAGGTCAACAATCACGAGCGGATTCAATCTATGATTCAGCAAATGAAGAAGAAGCAGAAGGAAATTGTTGCTTTTGAAAGCTTGAAAAATGCTAAAATGGTGGCTCAAATCGAAGGGGAAATTGATGAGCTGCAAAGTGAAATTGATGCCATTCCGCTGGTGACTGAATATCAGCAAAGTCAAAGTGACATCAATTATATGCTTCAGCTCGTGATGTCCGCCATTTATGATACCGTCTCGACGAAGATTAATGTAGAATCGGGAAGTGAAGCCCCTCCAAGCCGGTGCGATTAG
- a CDS encoding PaaI family thioesterase: MEWTEILENNERSFWGLLGMKLLRADKDRVDIGITAEDKHLNSMGIVHGGVLSSLMDQAMGILVTAAKGGLQGVTTHLNVNFLAAMGKGELIASAFPIQETFRSMTMRAEIRNGEGTLGCIANATFRLPKVKS, from the coding sequence GTGGAGTGGACAGAAATTTTGGAGAACAACGAGCGTTCCTTTTGGGGGCTGCTCGGCATGAAGCTGCTAAGGGCAGACAAAGACCGGGTTGATATTGGGATTACTGCAGAGGATAAGCATCTGAATTCAATGGGAATTGTTCACGGAGGCGTACTCTCTTCTCTTATGGATCAGGCCATGGGGATCCTGGTCACGGCAGCTAAAGGCGGGCTGCAAGGAGTGACGACTCACTTGAATGTTAATTTTCTCGCAGCCATGGGGAAAGGTGAGCTCATCGCGTCAGCATTCCCGATTCAGGAAACATTTCGTTCCATGACGATGCGGGCAGAAATCCGCAACGGGGAAGGGACACTTGGCTGCATAGCCAACGCTACGTTTAGATTGCCTAAAGTGAAATCATAA
- a CDS encoding NUDIX domain-containing protein, which yields MSNEVEQDQDRPAYDAKKYRTPDGIPADIVMFTLTKQERRSTTKSLPRFDLRVMLIRRRSWPFAGAWALPGGFSQENESLYETAGRELKEETGVDGGHLEYLGVYSAPGRDPRGWIISHAFFALVEEKVLEKRQADDDAQEVGLFTMKEALEELELAFDHREILQDAYKRIQQQMLQTTIAKQFLPPEFTLGELYQVIKTVVPDFAELNFIRKVTSTRSRQGILEEARDENGKPLLSNQYSQRPAQLYRFTDFTPQFSIYT from the coding sequence ATGAGCAATGAAGTGGAGCAAGATCAAGACAGACCGGCATATGATGCCAAGAAATACCGCACACCTGACGGTATACCGGCAGATATTGTAATGTTCACTTTGACCAAACAGGAACGGCGCTCTACAACGAAGTCGCTGCCTAGATTTGATCTTAGAGTCATGCTGATTCGCCGCCGGAGCTGGCCGTTCGCTGGAGCTTGGGCGCTGCCGGGCGGATTCTCCCAAGAGAATGAATCCCTATATGAGACTGCTGGCAGGGAGCTTAAGGAAGAGACCGGCGTCGATGGCGGGCACCTCGAATACCTAGGAGTATATAGCGCTCCTGGACGAGATCCTCGGGGCTGGATCATCTCCCACGCCTTTTTTGCCCTAGTAGAGGAGAAGGTGCTTGAGAAGAGACAGGCAGATGATGATGCCCAAGAGGTGGGTCTATTTACTATGAAGGAGGCTCTGGAGGAATTGGAGCTGGCCTTCGACCATCGTGAAATTCTACAGGATGCGTACAAGAGAATTCAGCAGCAAATGCTGCAGACTACGATTGCCAAGCAGTTTCTCCCACCGGAATTTACACTGGGCGAGCTGTATCAGGTGATTAAGACCGTGGTGCCAGACTTCGCCGAATTGAATTTTATCCGGAAAGTCACTTCGACTAGGAGCAGGCAGGGAATCCTTGAGGAAGCTCGGGACGAGAACGGGAAGCCGCTGCTGTCCAACCAGTATTCACAGCGTCCTGCCCAGCTGTACCGATTCACGGACTTTACACCACAGTTCTCTATATATACTTAA
- a CDS encoding cysteine hydrolase family protein — protein MKALIVIDFTNDFVDGSLPVGEPAIGIEPIISRLTEQYAERGDYVVMAVDLHERGDRHHPETKLFPPHNLRGTSGRELYGRLQEVYQKHQDRIYWMDKTRYSAFCGTDLELKLRERGITEVHLVGVCTDICVLHTAVDAYNKGFAITVYEDAVASFNPEGHAWALGHFRSSLGAEVKTSRP, from the coding sequence ATGAAAGCACTTATAGTGATTGACTTCACAAATGATTTTGTGGATGGAAGCCTTCCGGTGGGAGAGCCGGCTATAGGCATTGAACCCATCATTTCCAGGTTAACAGAGCAATATGCGGAGCGCGGTGATTATGTAGTAATGGCTGTAGATTTGCATGAGCGAGGAGACCGCCATCACCCCGAGACGAAGCTGTTTCCACCCCATAACCTCAGGGGTACTTCTGGCAGAGAGTTATATGGTCGGCTTCAGGAAGTGTACCAAAAACATCAAGATCGAATTTACTGGATGGATAAGACAAGGTACAGTGCCTTCTGTGGGACGGATCTTGAACTCAAGCTTAGGGAGCGCGGGATTACAGAGGTTCATTTGGTCGGGGTTTGTACGGATATTTGTGTATTACATACAGCGGTGGATGCCTATAACAAGGGGTTTGCCATAACCGTATATGAAGATGCGGTGGCGAGCTTCAATCCTGAAGGCCATGCCTGGGCGCTGGGGCATTTCCGTTCCAGCCTGGGGGCCGAGGTAAAAACAAGCCGCCCATAA
- a CDS encoding nicotinate phosphoribosyltransferase, with translation MQTASLALHTDKYQINMIYAHWINGSHQRRAVFEAYFRKLPFGNGYAVFAGLERIVNYIKNLRFTEEDIAFLAKQEENYKPEFLEMLRGFRFQGDLYSMKEGALVFPNEPLVRVEGTIMEAQLIETALLNFMNFQTLIATKASRIKRVAEGDTLLEFGTRRAQEADAAIWGARAAYIAGFDATSNMLAGEYFGIPTKGTHAHSWVQSFDSEQEAFELYAKALPDQVTLLVDTFDTLKSGVPHAIKTAKLLEAQGKRMSGIRLDSGDLAYLSIQARKMLDDAGLSYVKIVASNDLDENTIFNLKAQGAKIDIWGVGTQLITAADQPALGGVYKLVEREREGKMEPTIKISGNPEKVSTPGKKDVFRIIAASSGKAIADYVCFPNEEQPRKGGSLRLFNPLHPYLQKSVKHYNAINMLEPVFVGGELVYELPQLEEIRAYHERQIHMFWPEYLRKLNPEVYRVNLSQEVWELKQKMIEAYMSEDSAEEETTEE, from the coding sequence ATGCAAACAGCAAGCCTGGCGCTGCATACGGATAAATATCAGATCAACATGATTTACGCCCATTGGATCAATGGGAGTCATCAGCGAAGAGCGGTGTTTGAGGCTTATTTCCGCAAGCTTCCCTTCGGGAACGGCTACGCCGTCTTTGCGGGACTGGAACGCATAGTGAATTACATTAAGAACTTACGTTTTACAGAAGAAGATATCGCGTTTCTTGCGAAGCAGGAGGAGAATTATAAGCCGGAGTTTCTGGAAATGCTGCGCGGTTTCCGGTTCCAAGGAGATTTGTACTCCATGAAGGAAGGTGCACTGGTCTTCCCTAACGAGCCGCTAGTCCGCGTAGAGGGAACCATCATGGAAGCCCAGCTTATCGAGACCGCGCTGCTGAATTTTATGAACTTCCAGACGCTGATCGCAACGAAGGCTTCCCGAATTAAGCGGGTTGCTGAAGGAGATACCCTGCTTGAGTTCGGTACACGTCGTGCACAAGAGGCGGATGCTGCGATTTGGGGGGCAAGAGCGGCTTATATTGCCGGATTTGATGCCACTTCAAATATGCTGGCAGGAGAATATTTCGGTATCCCGACTAAGGGGACGCATGCACACTCCTGGGTGCAAAGCTTTGACTCGGAGCAGGAGGCCTTTGAGCTGTATGCCAAGGCGCTGCCGGATCAAGTGACGCTGCTCGTGGATACTTTCGATACTTTGAAAAGCGGTGTGCCGCATGCGATCAAGACAGCTAAGCTGCTTGAAGCTCAAGGCAAGCGAATGAGCGGCATACGGCTGGACAGTGGGGACCTTGCCTACCTATCGATTCAGGCAAGAAAGATGCTGGATGATGCTGGCCTGTCTTATGTTAAGATTGTTGCTTCCAATGATTTGGATGAGAATACAATCTTTAACCTAAAGGCTCAGGGCGCTAAAATTGATATTTGGGGTGTAGGCACTCAGCTGATCACCGCTGCAGATCAACCGGCTTTGGGCGGAGTTTACAAGTTGGTGGAACGGGAACGCGAGGGCAAGATGGAGCCAACCATCAAGATCTCCGGCAATCCTGAGAAGGTGAGCACGCCTGGCAAAAAGGATGTCTTTCGGATTATTGCCGCCAGCAGCGGAAAGGCTATTGCCGATTATGTGTGCTTCCCGAACGAGGAGCAGCCGCGTAAGGGAGGCAGTCTGAGGTTGTTTAACCCGCTTCATCCATACCTGCAGAAGTCTGTTAAGCACTATAACGCCATTAACATGCTTGAGCCTGTATTTGTTGGTGGGGAGCTGGTTTACGAGCTGCCTCAACTAGAAGAGATACGTGCTTATCATGAAAGGCAGATCCATATGTTCTGGCCGGAATACTTGCGGAAACTGAATCCAGAGGTATACCGTGTGAATCTGAGCCAGGAAGTTTGGGAACTTAAGCAAAAAATGATCGAGGCCTATATGTCGGAAGATTCAGCAGAGGAAGAAACAACTGAAGAATAG
- a CDS encoding 2-oxoacid:acceptor oxidoreductase family protein, with protein sequence MIQLPQVNKLGFFEIRLESIGGLGANLAGKMLAEAGVTGAGLGGVSFSSYGSEKKGSPVKAHIRFCDPSTPIRDTSPVERPHLVGVFQEALAKTVDVLSGVSGTGIVLVNSHRTPEEVRSRLGLAGGNIAVIDATGIALEEKNRVNMAMLGGLFKLCSFLDPAIMQDIIRKSLEKKYPQMVEPALATFNRGYEEVRSHTAVLAEEGQEPKSTRADEAVLGYNTQPIGGLIVNPGNSILKDLSISRSGMLPHLNLDSCIHCAQCDNVCPDMCFVWDEQPDKKGRPQMFLQGIDYQYCKGCLKCVHACPTDALSSQREEDGYAEEHRTAHQFERVTL encoded by the coding sequence TTGATACAACTACCTCAAGTCAACAAGCTTGGCTTTTTTGAAATCAGACTGGAATCCATAGGGGGCCTAGGGGCAAATCTCGCAGGGAAGATGCTTGCGGAAGCAGGCGTAACAGGTGCCGGACTGGGCGGTGTCAGCTTCTCCTCATACGGATCTGAGAAGAAGGGATCTCCAGTAAAGGCGCACATCCGGTTCTGTGATCCATCAACGCCGATCCGGGATACCTCGCCGGTAGAGCGGCCGCATCTTGTAGGAGTGTTCCAGGAAGCGCTTGCAAAGACAGTGGACGTTTTAAGTGGCGTTTCTGGAACCGGTATAGTGTTGGTTAATTCACATCGGACTCCTGAAGAGGTGAGAAGCCGGCTTGGACTTGCCGGAGGCAACATAGCCGTTATTGATGCGACCGGAATAGCGCTTGAGGAGAAGAATCGCGTGAATATGGCGATGCTTGGCGGGCTGTTTAAGCTGTGCTCTTTCCTTGACCCGGCTATTATGCAGGATATTATTCGCAAATCACTTGAGAAGAAGTACCCGCAGATGGTAGAACCGGCGCTGGCAACATTTAATCGGGGATATGAAGAAGTGCGCAGCCACACTGCAGTACTTGCAGAGGAGGGCCAAGAACCGAAGTCTACAAGAGCAGATGAAGCTGTGCTTGGATATAACACTCAGCCGATCGGTGGGCTCATTGTCAATCCGGGTAACAGCATTCTCAAAGATTTAAGCATCTCGCGCTCCGGCATGCTGCCTCATCTGAACCTTGATTCCTGCATTCATTGTGCCCAGTGTGATAATGTCTGTCCGGATATGTGCTTTGTATGGGATGAGCAACCCGATAAGAAGGGCCGCCCGCAAATGTTCTTGCAGGGCATCGACTATCAGTATTGTAAAGGCTGCCTGAAGTGTGTTCATGCTTGTCCAACAGATGCGCTGTCGAGTCAAAGGGAAGAAGATGGCTACGCTGAAGAGCATCGGACTGCACATCAGTTTGAAAGAGTGACTTTGTAA